Proteins encoded together in one Asterias rubens chromosome 4, eAstRub1.3, whole genome shotgun sequence window:
- the LOC117288824 gene encoding ras-related protein Rab-2A: MSYAYLFKYIIIGDTGVGKSCLLLQFTDKRFQPVHDLTIGVEFGARMINIDGKQIKLQIWDTAGQESFRSITRSYYRGAAGALLVYDITRRDTFNHLTTWLEDARQHSSSNMVIMLIGNKSDLEARRDVKKEEGEAFAREHGLIFMETSAKTAANVEEAFINTAKEIYQKIQEGVFDINNEANGIKLGPQHSPTNPTLPSQGGGQQAGGGCC, encoded by the exons atgtCGTACGCTTATCTCttcaaatatattattatagGAGACACAG gtgtCGGAAAGTCATGCCTTCTTCTACAGTTCACAGACAAGAGGTTTCAACCTGTACATGATCTTACAATAG GTGTTGAATTTGGAGCCAGAATGATAAACATTGATGGAAAACAGATAAAACTGCAGATTTGGGACACT GCTGGTCAAGAATCATTCCGGTCAATTACACGGTCCTATTACAGAGGAGCAGCTGGTGCCCTGCTGGTTTATGATATAACAAG GCGAGACACATTTAACCACCTGACCACCTGGTTAGAAGACGCCCGTCAGCATTCCAGTTCTAATATGGTGATCATGCTCATCGGAAACAAAAG TGATCTGGAGGCAAGACGCGATGTCAAGAAAGAGGAGGGTGAAGCATTTGCGAGGGAGCACGGTCTGATCTTCATGGAGACATCAGCCAAGACGGCAGCCAACGTTGAAGAAGCCTTCATCAACACGGCTAAGGAGATCTACCAGAAGATTCAGGAAGGCGTCTTCGATATCAACAATGAG GCCAACGGCATCAAGCTAGGACCCCAGCACTCACCAACAAACCCCACGCTACCATCACAAGGGGGCGGTCAACAGGCCGGAGGGGGCTGCTGCTAA